In Molothrus aeneus isolate 106 chromosome 3, BPBGC_Maene_1.0, whole genome shotgun sequence, a single genomic region encodes these proteins:
- the RDH14 gene encoding retinol dehydrogenase 14, producing the protein MAAALPALVLGGGLLVAAWRWLRGAGAARPGRGGSMRGKTVIITGANSGLGRAAAAELLRMRARVIMGCRDRARAERAAREIRAEVGERADGGGELVVRELDLASLRSVRAFCHRVLQEESRLDVLINNAGIFQCPYMKTEDGFEMQFGVNHLGHFLLTNLLLGLLKNSAPSRIVVVSSKLYKYGEINFEDLNSEISYNKSFCYSRSKLANILFARELARRLEGTGVTVNSLHPGIVRTNLGRHVNIPLLAKPLFNLVSWAFFKTPLEGAQTSIYLASSPDVEGVSGKYFGDCKEEELLPKAMDDLVARKLWDISEVMVGLLK; encoded by the exons ATGgccgcggcgctgccggcgctggtGCTGGGCGGGGGGCTGCTGGTGGCCGCCTGGCGCTGGCTGCGGGGCGCGGGCGCGGCGCGGCCCGGGCGCGGGGGCTCCATGCGGGGCAAGACCGTCATCATCACCGGCGCCAACAGCGGGCTaggccgggcggcggcggccgagcTGCTGCGGATGCGGGCCCGCGTCATCATGGGCTGCCGCGACCGGGCGCGGGCCGAGCGGGCGGCCCGCGAGATCCGGGCCGAGGTGGGCGAGCGGGCGGACGGCGGGGGCGAGCTGGTGGTGCGGGAGCTGGACCTGGCCTCGCTGCGCTCCGTGCGCGCCTTCTGCCACCGCGTCCTGCAG gaaGAGTCAAGGCTGGATGTTCTGATAAATAATGCAGGGATATTCCAGTGTCCATACATGAAGACAGAGGATGGTTTTGAGATGCAATTTGGTGTAAACCACTTGGGCCACTTCTTGCTCACCAACCTTCTTCTGGGCCTTCTCAAAAATTCTGCCCCAAGCAGAATTGTTGTAGTGTCCTCAAAGCTTTACAAATATGGAGAGATCAACTTTGAAGACTTGAACAGTGAAATAAGCTACAACAAAAGCTTTTGTTACAGCCGAAGTAAACTGGCCAACATCTTATTTGCCAGGGAGCTGGCCCGTCGGCTGGAAGGGACAGGAGTCACCGTCAACTCCCTTCATCCTGGGATTGTCAGAACAAATCTGGGCAGACATGTGAATATTCCTTTGCTGGCCAAACCTCTGTTCAACTTGGTGTCGTGGGCTTTCTTCAAAACGCCTCTGGAAGGAGCCCAGACATCTATTTATTTGGCCTCTTCTCCTGACGTCGAGGGCGTGTCAGGAAAGTATTTTGGAGACTGCaaagaggaagaacttcttcctaaagCCATGGATGACTTGGTTGCAAGAAAATTGTGGGATATCAGTGAAGTGATGGTTGGCTTACTGAAGTAA